A region of the Leptolyngbya sp. CCY15150 genome:
TGACTATATGTAGGCAAAAGGCAACATCTCTTTGCAAAACGTAAAGAAAGTTGTTAGCTTACAGACAAGCATCCAACAATTTCAATTTGAAAGGACTAAACCATGAGCGCATTTCTAGGACTGATTCCTACACCCGGCCCGATTCAACCTCAATCCCGCGTCTATGACCTGAAAGCCCGTCTTGACTGGGGCGAGCCTGCCTTGACCATCGTAGACGTGCGCGATCGCCAAGATTTCAACGCTTGCCACATCACCGGCGCTGTTTCCATCCCCCTAGACAACTTGGTGGCCCAATCCGGCAGCAACTTCGAAGTGGATCGGGACATCTATGTCTACGGCGAAACGGATGATGAAACCGCGATCGCTGCCACCACGCTGCGGGATGCCGGTTACACCCACGTGTCAGAACTACGCGGTGGCTTGGCGGCATGGAAGGCCGTGAGCTACCCCGTCGAAGTGACCACCCCTGCCGCTTAGATCCTCAGGGTAGTCTTGTCTTAAGCCGTCCTAGCTGGACGCATTCAGATCACCAGCTCTTTTATTCAGAAACTGTGACACAACATCAGTGAAGCACCCGCAGGCGATCGCCATGATTGACTGCGGGTGTTTTTTGGGATTAATTCACCCCAGCCAGGGTCTTGATGGCGAAGATTTGCTCAATGATTGTAGC
Encoded here:
- a CDS encoding rhodanese-like domain-containing protein, encoding MSAFLGLIPTPGPIQPQSRVYDLKARLDWGEPALTIVDVRDRQDFNACHITGAVSIPLDNLVAQSGSNFEVDRDIYVYGETDDETAIAATTLRDAGYTHVSELRGGLAAWKAVSYPVEVTTPAA